DNA from Roseimicrobium sp. ORNL1:
GGACCCCAACGGCAAAGATGACTTCGTGAAGGGTGGTACCCTGACGCTGCCCGTGGGCCGTCCGGTGATCATCGACGTGACCAGCAAGGACGTGATTCACAACCTCGCCCTCGTCCCCATGCGCGCCGCGCAGGATGCGACCCCCGGTGTGAACGGTCACCTCTGGTTCACCCCGACGAAGACCGGTGAGTGGGACATCATCTGCGGTCAGCTCTGCGGGGCTGGTCATAGCGGCATGCGAGGCAAGCTGGTGGTGCTGCCCCAGGATAAATTTGACGAGTTCATGAAGGAAGGCAGCGAAGACGCACTCAAGAAGGCCAACGCGACTCCTGCAGCTCCGGCTCCTGGCGCTGCCGCTCCTGCCGCCGCGCACTAAGTTGCGAGGTGCGTGTGCCTGCGTTGTCCCGGCCTTTTCCTGTCGTTTCACGAATGTCCCGCGCTTGTGCGGGACATTTTGCCTGAGGCGGACGCACGCACATGACTTGGACCCGCTTTCAACGCCTCGCACTCGCGACCTTCATCGCGGTGGAGGTGCTTATTTTTGTAGGCGCGACCGTCCGGGCGAGTGGTTCCGGGCTGGGCTGCCCTGACTGGCCCTTCTGCTATGGCTGCTGGGTGCCTCCGACGAAGGCCGCGGACATTGATTTCTCGAAGCTGAATCTGGAAAAGTTCCGGAAAAAGGCGGCGCAGCACGGGCGCGATCCCTCGACCATCACTGAGGAGAGCCTGCGTCAGGAGTTCGATCCTGTGGCCACCTGGGTGGAGTACCTGAACCGGCTCACCAGCGTACCAGTGGGCCTCTTGTCGCTAGGGCTGTTTGTGGCCTCGTTCGGCCAGATGAGGCAGGGGCGCTTCGGGGTTGGCCTCGCCGGGGTGGGTGCCTTTATCCTGGTGCTGGTGAATGCCTGGCTGGGTGCAAAGGTGGTGATAGGCGGATTGCAACCCGGGCATATCACGCTGCACATGGCGCTGGCCATCCTTTTGCAGTGTGTGCTGGTCTATGTGGCATGGGCCGGCACGTCGCGGCCCTGGCGATTGGTCGCGGAGGAACGGATGACCTCCGGCATGAGAATGCTCGGTCTGCTGCTGTTTATTCTGGTCGTGGCGGAGGGCGTGATGGGTTCCCAGGTTCGCGAGCTTACGGATTCCCTGGCGAAGAGTCATGCAGGCGAGCTCCGCTCCCAGTGGGTGGGGGAACTGGAGCAGAGCTGGGTGTACCTCATCCACCGGAGTTTCTCCTGGCTGATTGTCGGATGCGCGGTGTGGTGGATTTGGAAGGCGAAATCCGTGTTGAAACGTCTCGGGTGGCTGGAGTGGGGTGTGGTGGCGATTGTCTTTGCGCAGATGTTCCTCGGGTTGATCCTGGCGCACGTGGGCATCGTGCGGGTGGTGCAAGTGCTGCACATCGGCCTGTCATCGCTTTTGGTGAGCGGACTTTTCCTCTGGCTGCTGGGTGCTTCGGGCCGTAGTCGCGCCGGTGATGAAGCGGGTGGCATCCCGCTTCCGACGCGTTAAGTTAGTTGCCCCTCCCATGACAGAAACCGAAACCAGCACCGAGGCACAGGTAACGACACCGCCCCAAGGCACCATGAAGGACCTCATGGCGCTGACCAAGTTCCGTCTCAGCGCGTTGGTGATCGTCACGACCTTTGTCGGCTTCTGGCTGAACAGTCACGGCCCCCTGAACTGGTGGCTGCTGATTCACACGCTGCTGGGCAGCACGCTCGCGGCCTTTGGTGCGGCGGTCTTCAACCAGCTCATGGAGATGGATGTGGACAAGCTCATGAAGCGCACGGCGGACCGTCCGCTGCCCTCCAGCCGCATGCAGCCGGGGGCGGCCTTTGCCATTGGTTGGATCCTGAGCGCCTTTGCCATCATCCATCTCGTGAAGATGGTGAACCTTGAGGCCGCCACTCTCTGCGCGATGACGCTGGCCGTGTACCTCTTCGTCTACACGCCGATGAAGCAACAGTCGGCGTGGAATACCATTGTGGGTGCCGTCTCCGGTGCACTGCCTCCGCTGATTGGCTGGGCTGGCGCGGCAGGGCCACCGGTGGAAGGGGACCCGTACTTCCGCTGGCAGCTCGTCAGCTCCCCCGGAGCCATCTATCTTTTCCTCCTGCTGTTCCTCTGGCAGCTCCCGCACTTCCTCGCCATCAACTGGATGTACCGTGATGAGTACCGCAAGGGCGGCTTCGTCATGTGGGCCAATGATGACGAGACGGGTGCGAAGACCTCCCGGCTCGCATTCCTCTTTTCCATCTGCACGGTAGCGGCGGCGTTCCTACCTGCGCTCACGGGGCAGACCGTCGTCTGGTTCCTCCCTGCGGCGTGTATCATCAATGGAGCGCTCCTCTGGCTGGCGTGGAAATTCCTCCAGACACGGGATCGGGCCACGGCTCGGAAGCTGTTCTTTTATACCCTGATGCACCTGCCCCTGTTGCTCGGGATTAGCATGGCATTCTGGAAGCGCCCCTGATCCTTCCGCAGCGTACCTTATTTCTGTCATGAGCACGCCCCCCCCTGCAGATCGCCCTCGCATCCACCCTCTCACCATCTGGATACCCATCATCGCCATCGTGGGCGGTATCGTGGTGGCCTACAGCTACCTCACGAAGCTCAGCCTGGAGAAGCGCTCGCCCCGCCTGCCGGTGGTTTCGCGGTTGGAGAAGAGCATCCCGCTGGTGGAGCGCAGCGGCAAGGAGGTCGAGCTCGCCGACCTCAAGGGCAAGGTCATCGTGGCCTGCTGGGTGTACACGCACTGCCCGCGTGGTTGCGCCGGAGTGGTGGGTGCCATGCTGGGCCTGCACAAGGAATTCGAAAACAATCCGGATGTGCATTTCCTCTCCGTGAGCGTGGACCCGGACGATACTCCCCAGCAGCTCAAGACGTTTGCGGATGGTTTGAAGCTCGGTGGAGACAACTGGTGGTTTGTGAATGGGAACAAGGACACGCTCCGCAGCTACATGACGCGGTATTTCCAGTTCACCGGGGTGCAGGACATTCCTGAAAAGGACAGGCTGTCTCCCGCGGACAAGTACATTCATGACATGCGCGTGGCGCTCGTGGACAAGCAGGGCCAGGTGCGCAAGCACTACCACGTGGGCAGTGGCGATCCGGAACTGGCACAGTTGTCGCTCGACGACCTCCGCCGCGACATCAACATCGTGCTGAAAGAGAAGCATGAATCGAGTGGGTTCCTCGGTGCGGTTCTGCTCTCTGTCATCGGCATCTGTGTGCTCTCGCTGCTGTTCATGGCGTGGAAACGCCCCCCAGGAAAACCGCAGTCTCCCGAAAGCACTCCTGCTCCCTGACCTGCACTGACCTCTCTCACATCGACGCCTGCCCATGGAACTTGCGGATCTCCCCACGCTCAACGCCATTCTCAACTTCTGCGCCACCGTTCTGCTGGTGGCAGGATGGTATTGCATCAAGACCCGCAAGGTGGCTGGTCACATCGCCTTCATGGTGCTGGCGTTGCTGGTGTCGGCGGCCTTTCTCACCAGCTATCTCATCTATCACTACAATGTCGGCAGCTTCCCGTTCCAGGGAAAAGGCTGGATCCGTCCTGTCTATTTCACCATCCTGATCACGCACATCCTCATGGCGGTGGTGAACCTGCCCATGATCATCATGACGGTCATCCCGGCGCTGGGCCGCAAGTTTGACAAGCACAAGCGCATTGCCCGCTGGGCTCTGCCGGTGTGGCTCTACGTGTCCGTCACCGGCGTGCTGGTCTACATGATGTGCTACCAGTGGTTCTATTGAGAGCTGGCGGCCCGCTCAGGGGCTTTTAGGGCGGTGAGGTCGCCATTCTGCCCCCGCTCTTTTTGGAAGCTGGCCGGGGACACCCGATCGAGGGGAAAGTCCGAGTACCCTGGGCCAGGATAGACTGAGCGGCTCTCGC
Protein-coding regions in this window:
- a CDS encoding COX15/CtaA family protein codes for the protein MTWTRFQRLALATFIAVEVLIFVGATVRASGSGLGCPDWPFCYGCWVPPTKAADIDFSKLNLEKFRKKAAQHGRDPSTITEESLRQEFDPVATWVEYLNRLTSVPVGLLSLGLFVASFGQMRQGRFGVGLAGVGAFILVLVNAWLGAKVVIGGLQPGHITLHMALAILLQCVLVYVAWAGTSRPWRLVAEERMTSGMRMLGLLLFILVVAEGVMGSQVRELTDSLAKSHAGELRSQWVGELEQSWVYLIHRSFSWLIVGCAVWWIWKAKSVLKRLGWLEWGVVAIVFAQMFLGLILAHVGIVRVVQVLHIGLSSLLVSGLFLWLLGASGRSRAGDEAGGIPLPTR
- the cyoE gene encoding heme o synthase, yielding MTETETSTEAQVTTPPQGTMKDLMALTKFRLSALVIVTTFVGFWLNSHGPLNWWLLIHTLLGSTLAAFGAAVFNQLMEMDVDKLMKRTADRPLPSSRMQPGAAFAIGWILSAFAIIHLVKMVNLEAATLCAMTLAVYLFVYTPMKQQSAWNTIVGAVSGALPPLIGWAGAAGPPVEGDPYFRWQLVSSPGAIYLFLLLFLWQLPHFLAINWMYRDEYRKGGFVMWANDDETGAKTSRLAFLFSICTVAAAFLPALTGQTVVWFLPAACIINGALLWLAWKFLQTRDRATARKLFFYTLMHLPLLLGISMAFWKRP
- a CDS encoding SCO family protein, producing MSTPPPADRPRIHPLTIWIPIIAIVGGIVVAYSYLTKLSLEKRSPRLPVVSRLEKSIPLVERSGKEVELADLKGKVIVACWVYTHCPRGCAGVVGAMLGLHKEFENNPDVHFLSVSVDPDDTPQQLKTFADGLKLGGDNWWFVNGNKDTLRSYMTRYFQFTGVQDIPEKDRLSPADKYIHDMRVALVDKQGQVRKHYHVGSGDPELAQLSLDDLRRDINIVLKEKHESSGFLGAVLLSVIGICVLSLLFMAWKRPPGKPQSPESTPAP
- a CDS encoding DUF420 domain-containing protein, whose translation is MELADLPTLNAILNFCATVLLVAGWYCIKTRKVAGHIAFMVLALLVSAAFLTSYLIYHYNVGSFPFQGKGWIRPVYFTILITHILMAVVNLPMIIMTVIPALGRKFDKHKRIARWALPVWLYVSVTGVLVYMMCYQWFY